A section of the Thermoanaerobaculia bacterium genome encodes:
- a CDS encoding PLD nuclease N-terminal domain-containing protein produces the protein MPLPLAFTFGRVYGCASLLVLVLDIYAILQIVESGRSTARKVLWILLVVFFPLGGALLWLLFSRK, from the coding sequence ATGCCGCTTCCGCTCGCTTTCACGTTCGGCCGCGTCTACGGCTGCGCGTCGCTCCTCGTGCTCGTCCTCGACATCTACGCGATCCTCCAGATCGTCGAGAGCGGCCGATCGACCGCGCGCAAGGTGCTGTGGATCCTCCTGGTCGTGTTCTTTCCGCTGGGGGGGGCTTTGCTCTGGCTCCTCTTCAGTCGCAAGTAG